The following are encoded in a window of Lagenorhynchus albirostris chromosome 3, mLagAlb1.1, whole genome shotgun sequence genomic DNA:
- the PCP2 gene encoding Purkinje cell protein 2 homolog, producing MMDQEEEDGGSASCDKLLPKKVLVGGRVRVPNPAPGQRSGLLVLTPCEAGSPDQEGFFNLLSHVQGGRMEEQRCSLQAGPGPASQGRESGQGESGPAPEMDSLMDMLASTQGRRMDDQRVTVSALPGFQPLGPKDGVQKRAGTLSPQPLLTPQDPTALSFRRNSSPQPQTQAP from the exons ATGATGGaccaggaagaggaggatggGGGCTCGGCCTCCTGCGACAAG TTGCTGCCCAAGAAGGTGCTGGTGGGCGGGAGGGTCCGAGTGCCTAACCCAGCCCCAGGGCAGAGGTCAGGGCTCTTAGTGCTGACCCCCTGTGAG GCGGGCTCCCCAGACCAGGAGGGCTTCTTCAACCTGCTGAGCCACGTGCAGGGCGGCCGGATGGAGGAGCAGCGCTGCTCACTGCAGGCGGGGCCGGGCCCAGCCTCCCAGGGCCGTGAGAGCGGGCAGGGAG AGAGCGGCCCTGCACCCGAGATGGACAGTCTCATGGACATGCTGGCCAGTACCCAGGGCCGCCGCATGGATGACCAGCGTGTGACAGTCAGCGCCTTGCCTGGTTTCCAGCCCCTGGGCCCCAAG GATGGAGTACAGAAACGAGCCGGGACCCTCAGCCCCCAACCCCTCCTCACCCCTCAGGATCCGACTGCACTCAGCTTCCGTCGAAacagcagcccccagccccagacacAAGCCCCATGA
- the LOC132518487 gene encoding protein PET100 homolog, mitochondrial yields MTSPAEDVQLPEAEKKRPNTTSSRSSSDQSGSAVEPSDSQWAAVLLDGWLWAEAALKPEKSEMGVKLEVFRMTIYLTFPVAMFWIANQAGWFEDYVIQRKRELWPPENEDKRQELEEFKERIRKQREEKLLRAAQQRS; encoded by the exons ATGACGTCTCCGGCTGAAG ACGTCCAGCTACCGGAAGCAGAGAAGAAGCGCCCGAATACGACGTCATCACGAAGCTCATCGGACCAATCAGGTTCAGCAGTGGAACCCTCGGACTCCCAATGGGCTGCTGTCTTGCTGGATGGTTGGCTTTGGGCGGAAGCGGCTTTGAAGCCTGAGAAGAGCGAGATGGGGGTGAAGCTGGAGGTGTTTCGG ATGACCATCTACCTCACCTTCCCTGTGGCTATGTTCTGGATTGCCAATCAGGCCGGGTGGTTTGAGGACTATGTCATACAGCGCAAG AGGGAGCTGTGGCCCCCTGAGAATGAAGACAAG CGCCAAGAGCTAGAAGAATTCAAAGAAAGGATACGGAAGCAGCGGGAGGAAAAGCTCCTTCGTGCTGCCCAGCAGAGGTCCTGA